In Dromiciops gliroides isolate mDroGli1 chromosome 4, mDroGli1.pri, whole genome shotgun sequence, one DNA window encodes the following:
- the LOC122752926 gene encoding olfactory receptor 14A2-like, with product MTNLTMVTGFFLMGFSNTWELQVLQAILFLLIYVVAVMGNLLIFTLISVDEHLHSPMYFFLKNLSFLDLCLISTTVPKSIANSLSYSHFISLLECILQLFLVIFFASSELFLLTVMSYDRYMAICQPLNYEVIMNKGVCVKMATASWITGGLFGVLYTVSTFTLPFCSSNEIHQFFCDVPSLLRISCSDTHIALDVTIALGFSLGILCCISITLSYGPIFSTVLKIPTTEGRSKAFSTCLPHLLVLIVFITTASMSYLCPPLDTDSVLDLLLSMFYMVVPPTMNPIIYSLRNKDVKTSLKKLIA from the coding sequence ATGACCAACCTCACCATGGTGACAGGATTCTTCCTCATGGGTTTTTCAAATACTTGGGAGCTACAGGTTTTACAAGCCATCCTCTTCTTGCTGATCTATGTGGTGGCTGTGATGGGGAACCTTCTCATCTTTACTCTCATTTCTGTTGATGAGCATCTCCACTCCCCCATGTACTTTTTCCTGAAGAACTTGTCTTTTTTAGATCTTTGCCTAATCTCTACCACAGTTCCTAAATCCATTGCAAATTCCCTGAGCTACAGTCATTTCATCTCATTGTTGGAGTGTATATTACagctttttttagttattttctttgcatcctcagagcTTTTCCTCCTAACAGTGATGTCCTATGACCGTTACATGGCCATCTGCCAGCCCCTGAACTATGAAGTCATCATGAACAAAGGGGTTTGTGTGAAGATGGCAACTGCTTCCTGGATCACTGGAGGTTTGTTTGGGGTCCTATACACAGTTAGTACATTCACTTTGCCTTTCTGTAGCTCCAATGAGATCCATCAATTCTTCTGTGATGTTCCTTCCTTACTCAGAATCTCTTGCTCTGATACACATATCGCACTTGATGTGACCATAGCTTTGGGATTCAGTTTAGGGATTCTCTGCTGCATTTCCATTACTCTCTCTTATGGGCCCATTTTTTCAACTGTGCTGAAGATTCCAACCACAGAGGGTCGGTCAAAAGCCTTTTCCACTTGCCTACCCCACCTCTTAGTTCTCATAGTTTTTATTACAACTGCATCCATGTCTTATCTATGCCCACCTCTGGACACTGACTCAGTTCTGGATCTATTATTGTCTATGTTCTATATGGTAGTGCCCCCAACCATGAACCCTATCATCTATAGTCTGAGAAACAaggatgtgaagacttccctaaAAAAACTCATAGCCTGA
- the LOC122752671 gene encoding olfactory receptor 14A2-like, whose protein sequence is MANFTMVTGFLLMTFSNTWQLQVLHAMLFLLIYLVAVIGNLLIFTTISLDEHLHSPMYFFLKNLSFLDLCFISTTLPKSITNSLSCSRSISFMGCVLQFFLVIFFAASELFLLTVMSYDRYVAICQPLHYEVIMTRRACVKMATVSWLSGGLFGTLYSTNTFTLPFCNSKEIHQFFCDFPSLLRLSCSSIHIGLDVTLALGVVSGIFCFISIAISYGPIFSTVLKIPTTEGQSKAFSTCLPHLIVLMIFITTSVIVYLKPPQKQPDSILDLLLSIFYTVVPPTMNPIIYSLRNKDIKISLRKLLAWKHFS, encoded by the coding sequence ATGGCCAACTTCACCATGGTGACAGGATTCCTCCTTATGACCTTTTCCAACACCTGGCAGCTGCAGGTTTTACATGCCATGCTATTCTTGCTGATCTACCTGGTGGCTGTAATAGGGAACCTGCTCATTTTCACCACCATATCTCTAGATGAGCACCTCCACTCCCCCATGTACTTCTTCCTGAAAAATCTGTCCTTTTTAGATCTTTGCTTTATTTCTACCACACTCCCTAAATCTATCACAAACTCCCTGAGCTGTAGCCGTTCCATTTCTTTCATGGGGTGTGTATTACAGTTCTTTTTAGTAATTTTCTTTGCAGCATCTGAGCTTTTTCTCCTCACAGTGATGTCCTATGACCGCTATGTGGCCATCTGCCAGCCCCTACACTATGAAGTCATCATGACCAGAAGGGCTTGTGTGAAGATGGCAACTGTTTCCTGGCTCAGTGGAGGTTTGTTTGGGACTCTCTACTCAACTAATACATTCACTTTGCCTTTCTGTAACTCCAAGGAAATTCATCAGTTCTTCTGTGATTTCCCTTCATTACTTAGGCTCTCCTGCTCCAGTATACATATTGGACTAGATGTGACTTTGGCTCTTGGGGTTGTTTCAGGGATTTTCTGCTTTATTTCCATAGCTATATCTTATGGTCCCATATTCTCAACTGTGCTAAAGATTCCAACCACAGAGGGTCAGTCAAAAGCTTTCTCCACTTGCCTGCCCCACCTTATTGTTCTCATGATTTTTATTACAACCTCAGTCATAGTTTACCTAAAGCCACCTCAAAAGCAACCTGATTCAATTCTGGATTTATTATTGTCTATATTCTATACAGTAGTTCCCCCAACCATGAATCCTATCATTTATAGCCTCAGGAACAAGGACATCAAGATTTCTCTGAGGAAGCTACTAGCCTGGAAACACTTCTCATAA